From the genome of Streptomyces sp. NBC_01116, one region includes:
- a CDS encoding ScbR family autoregulator-binding transcription factor, with the protein MAIQERALHTRKVILEAAAELFNELGYEATTIAALIDRLPVTRGGVYFHFTSKASLAEGVLAEAVTTEGVVEQQFKLQEWADLGLLLAHRMPAEPMLRASIRLAVDPNARRLFGTRWPDWIRLGEGLLTEAKERGELLPHVVPAETARLLVGAWTGVQLVTESLPGRGLPQEVSNLYALILPSIAAPGVLARLEVSPFRAERLLAGARARAVD; encoded by the coding sequence TTGGCAATACAGGAGCGGGCGCTGCATACACGCAAAGTCATCCTGGAGGCCGCGGCGGAGCTTTTCAACGAACTCGGGTACGAGGCCACCACGATCGCCGCGCTCATCGATCGCCTGCCGGTGACAAGAGGCGGCGTGTACTTCCACTTCACTTCGAAGGCATCTCTGGCGGAGGGCGTGCTCGCCGAAGCCGTCACCACCGAGGGCGTGGTCGAGCAGCAGTTCAAGCTGCAGGAGTGGGCGGACCTGGGGCTGCTGCTCGCCCACCGGATGCCCGCCGAGCCGATGCTCAGGGCCTCGATCCGGCTGGCCGTGGACCCGAACGCCCGACGCCTCTTCGGCACGCGCTGGCCCGACTGGATCAGGCTGGGCGAGGGGCTGTTGACCGAGGCGAAGGAGCGGGGGGAACTGCTGCCGCACGTCGTGCCGGCCGAGACCGCGAGGCTGCTGGTGGGCGCCTGGACCGGCGTTCAGCTCGTCACCGAGTCCCTGCCGGGTCGAGGTCTGCCCCAGGAGGTGTCGAACCTCTACGCTCTGATCCTGCCGAGCATCGCCGCGCCGGGCGTCCTGGCCAGACTGGAGGTCTCGCCGTTCCGTGCGGAACGACTCCTCGCGGGAGCGCGGGCCCGGGCTGTCGACTGA
- a CDS encoding thioesterase II family protein yields the protein MRLVCFPHAGGAASTYLPLSNGLAPDVDVVAVQYPGRQDRLRQEPFTDIHRLAERLAEVIAAADDVPLAFFGHSMGAVLAYETARRLIERGRPGPSHLFLSGRGAPDTRPEALERLRTDADILQVVRRLGGTVPRLLEDPDLREMVMPALRADYRAIDSYSWKAGPPLDVPISVLIGDRDPLISVESTVGWRDRTTAGTTTHVFAGGHFYLDERLPEVVEAILDGLGPLVGTAVGPASSARGGG from the coding sequence GTGCGCTTGGTCTGCTTCCCGCACGCGGGCGGGGCGGCCAGTACCTACCTTCCCCTCTCCAACGGCCTGGCGCCGGACGTCGACGTGGTCGCCGTGCAGTATCCGGGGCGACAGGACCGGCTCCGGCAGGAGCCGTTCACCGACATCCACCGGCTCGCCGAGCGCCTGGCCGAGGTCATCGCCGCCGCGGACGACGTCCCCCTGGCGTTCTTCGGGCACAGCATGGGAGCCGTTCTCGCCTACGAGACGGCCCGGCGGCTCATCGAGCGGGGGCGGCCCGGTCCCTCCCACCTCTTCCTGTCGGGCAGAGGCGCGCCCGACACGCGGCCCGAGGCCCTGGAGCGGCTCCGCACGGACGCCGACATTCTTCAGGTCGTGCGCCGGTTGGGCGGGACTGTTCCGCGTCTGTTGGAGGACCCTGACCTGCGCGAGATGGTCATGCCCGCGCTGCGCGCCGACTACCGGGCGATCGACTCCTACTCCTGGAAGGCCGGCCCGCCTCTGGACGTGCCCATCTCGGTCCTGATCGGTGACCGGGACCCGCTCATCTCCGTGGAGAGCACCGTCGGCTGGAGGGACCGCACCACGGCCGGCACGACGACGCACGTCTTCGCCGGAGGCCACTTCTACCTCGACGAACGCCTTCCCGAGGTGGTGGAGGCGATCCTGGACGGTCTGGGACCGCTCGTCGGGACCGCGGTCGGACCTGCCTCCTCGGCACGGGGCGGCGGCTGA
- a CDS encoding BTAD domain-containing putative transcriptional regulator gives MEVVGGGGSVALGGTKQRATLGSLLLQANRVVATSQLLNSLWEVDDAPVTARKILQNAIYGLRGVLSGGSADARSVKLLTQPPGYMLRVDPRQVDLYLFQQLVAEGRQQLHSDPEAASRLLHEALGLWRGPVLADLVEAGMEWPELAALEKSRLDATEDYVDAQLACGRHHAVLADLERMVQAEPLRERSCAQLMLALYRCGRQADALSLYGRVRSVLIEDLGLEPGRGLQKLQQAILTQDSALSLEPAGARAAATVSFDARGQAPSGRREPAPAIGGGAAHGGPSLAAPAAPSERCRTIPDAAPSGGAPQEPPRPVGTERLRVGVLSVRTRLAVPLGASGREDLDDLLDGAASVVRQQIERFGGSVTASIGSTTLALFGLNAPGEDDVVQAVRAALAVRDVLDVFDGAGADGGGLSMCAAVDMGEVLLRQRRPGDAPTIVGAVLDASQSLLSDTDAGEVRVSDAVRRGTEDVFVSVPTETPTGAGWQVIGIVDEQLGKPEADASARSYELDFLQELVRRTQRCSAPHLVTLLGERGSGKTRLLRDLRHRITTRSEPARCLNGRTHASSGEHPLLAQAQLLADYCGVRPGADVAEARAAVDRAVRSLAPSPPTASRMTAQLARLFDPSAVRHETGPVLEAWCDFFREAARRSPLVLCLDDVHQADDAVLRAVEELAESADGALVVVAAADPSLLRRRPTWAGGKSHATTVTLDRSEAFTNEQLVSFLLSAAGSALPQMCG, from the coding sequence GTGGAGGTAGTCGGGGGCGGGGGATCGGTGGCGCTGGGCGGCACCAAGCAGCGCGCCACACTCGGCTCGCTGCTGTTGCAGGCGAACAGGGTGGTCGCCACCAGCCAGCTGCTGAACTCCCTCTGGGAGGTGGACGACGCCCCGGTGACCGCTCGCAAGATCCTTCAGAACGCCATCTACGGACTGCGCGGCGTCCTCTCGGGCGGCTCCGCCGACGCACGGAGCGTCAAGCTGCTGACACAGCCCCCCGGTTACATGCTGCGCGTCGATCCGCGGCAGGTGGATCTGTACCTCTTCCAGCAGTTGGTCGCGGAGGGCCGACAGCAGCTGCACAGCGACCCCGAGGCGGCGTCCCGTCTGCTGCACGAAGCGCTCGGCCTGTGGAGGGGGCCGGTCCTCGCCGACCTGGTGGAGGCGGGCATGGAATGGCCCGAGCTCGCCGCGTTGGAGAAGTCGCGGCTCGACGCCACGGAGGACTACGTCGACGCACAGCTCGCCTGCGGACGTCATCACGCGGTCCTGGCCGACCTGGAACGGATGGTGCAGGCGGAACCGCTGCGCGAGCGGTCCTGCGCCCAGCTCATGCTCGCGCTGTACCGGTGCGGACGTCAGGCCGACGCGCTCAGTCTCTACGGCCGGGTCCGCTCCGTCCTCATCGAGGACCTCGGGCTGGAGCCCGGCCGCGGGCTGCAGAAGTTGCAGCAGGCGATCCTCACGCAGGACAGCGCGCTGTCCCTGGAGCCTGCCGGTGCGCGCGCCGCTGCCACCGTCTCCTTCGACGCCCGGGGCCAGGCACCGTCCGGACGCCGCGAGCCGGCCCCGGCCATCGGCGGCGGCGCCGCCCACGGCGGGCCCTCGCTCGCGGCCCCGGCCGCCCCGTCGGAGCGCTGCCGGACGATCCCGGACGCGGCGCCGTCCGGTGGCGCGCCGCAGGAGCCGCCGCGTCCGGTCGGCACCGAGCGGCTCCGGGTCGGCGTCCTGTCGGTGCGGACGAGGCTGGCCGTCCCGCTCGGCGCGAGCGGCCGGGAGGACCTGGACGACCTCCTCGACGGCGCCGCATCCGTGGTCAGGCAGCAGATCGAGCGGTTCGGGGGCTCGGTGACCGCGTCCATCGGGTCCACCACGCTGGCTCTCTTCGGCCTGAACGCCCCCGGGGAGGACGACGTGGTGCAGGCGGTCCGCGCGGCCCTGGCCGTACGGGACGTCCTCGATGTGTTCGACGGGGCCGGCGCCGACGGGGGAGGGCTGAGCATGTGCGCGGCCGTCGACATGGGTGAGGTGCTGCTGCGGCAGCGCCGTCCCGGGGACGCGCCCACGATCGTCGGCGCCGTGCTGGACGCGTCGCAGAGCCTGCTGTCCGACACGGACGCGGGCGAGGTCCGGGTCAGTGACGCCGTACGGCGGGGAACCGAGGACGTCTTCGTCTCCGTGCCGACGGAGACGCCGACGGGCGCCGGATGGCAGGTGATCGGGATAGTCGACGAGCAGCTCGGCAAGCCGGAGGCCGACGCCTCCGCCCGGAGCTATGAACTCGACTTCCTGCAGGAGCTGGTGCGACGGACCCAGCGCTGTTCGGCACCCCATCTGGTCACGCTGCTCGGGGAACGCGGCTCCGGCAAGACCCGTCTGCTCCGGGACCTCCGGCACCGGATCACCACCCGGTCCGAGCCGGCCCGATGCCTGAACGGCCGCACCCACGCCTCGTCCGGCGAACACCCGCTGCTGGCCCAGGCCCAGCTCCTCGCCGACTACTGCGGTGTCCGGCCCGGAGCCGACGTCGCCGAGGCGCGGGCGGCCGTCGACCGCGCCGTACGGTCCCTGGCCCCTTCACCGCCGACGGCCAGCCGGATGACCGCGCAGCTGGCGCGGTTGTTCGACCCGTCCGCGGTGAGGCACGAGACCGGGCCCGTGCTGGAAGCCTGGTGCGACTTCTTCCGCGAGGCCGCGCGTCGGTCCCCGCTCGTCCTCTGCCTCGACGACGTCCACCAGGCGGACGACGCGGTCCTGCGGGCTGTCGAGGAACTGGCCGAGTCGGCGGACGGCGCTCTGGTCGTCGTGGCCGCCGCCGACCCCAGCCTGCTGCGGCGCAGGCCGACGTGGGCCGGCGGCAAGAGCCATGCCACCACGGTCACCCTGGACCGCTCGGAAGCGTTCACGAACGAACAGTTGGTCTCGTTCCTGCTGTCCGCCGCCGGAAGCGCCCTCCCGCAGATGTGCGGCTGA
- a CDS encoding SDR family NAD(P)-dependent oxidoreductase has translation MSNDLLIGKVTLITGASSGIGAAAARVFAAEGASVVLTARREDRLAALVHELRGKGAEAAYVVSDVTTGEGAAAAVDLALSEFGRLDAAFNNAGIGGDRTPLHLMTDDVYDSIMDVNVRGVFNCLRAEIAAMLPGGGGTIVNNSSVGGLVAIPTAAPYIASKHAVVGLTRAAADEYAKQGIRVNAVAPGTTRSEITADWFGRNPGLEELVNSMTPQGRTAEPEEVAAAAAWLLSDRCPFLTGTVLPVDGGFVNQ, from the coding sequence ATGAGTAATGATCTTCTTATCGGCAAAGTCACGCTCATCACGGGTGCGAGCAGCGGGATAGGGGCAGCCGCCGCCCGCGTCTTCGCGGCGGAGGGCGCCTCGGTGGTGCTGACCGCTCGCAGGGAGGACCGGCTCGCCGCGCTGGTCCACGAACTCAGGGGCAAGGGAGCCGAAGCCGCGTACGTCGTGAGCGACGTCACGACGGGCGAAGGGGCCGCCGCTGCGGTCGATCTCGCTCTGTCGGAGTTCGGCCGGCTCGACGCGGCGTTCAACAACGCGGGAATCGGCGGCGACCGAACGCCCCTCCACCTGATGACGGACGACGTCTACGACAGCATCATGGACGTGAACGTGCGTGGCGTCTTCAACTGCCTGCGCGCCGAGATAGCCGCGATGCTGCCGGGCGGTGGCGGGACCATCGTCAACAACAGCAGTGTGGGCGGCCTCGTCGCGATCCCGACCGCCGCCCCCTACATCGCTTCGAAGCACGCGGTCGTGGGCCTCACCCGCGCTGCGGCGGACGAGTACGCCAAGCAGGGGATACGGGTGAACGCCGTCGCCCCGGGGACCACGCGCAGCGAGATCACCGCGGACTGGTTCGGCCGCAACCCCGGCCTGGAGGAGCTGGTCAACTCCATGACTCCCCAGGGGCGTACGGCCGAACCGGAAGAGGTCGCCGCCGCTGCCGCGTGGCTGCTGAGCGACCGGTGCCCCTTCCTCACCGGAACGGTGCTGCCGGTGGACGGAGGCTTCGTCAACCAGTGA
- a CDS encoding ScbA/BarX family gamma-butyrolactone biosynthesis protein, whose protein sequence is MSDVSTTAKNQESSRGHTSGDPSRLAAYTHLHHQDSVLVTNWGQIGPDLFAVSVRWPPLSCSLPYDPRLVAQTVRQCGLTLAHAEYGVPLSHQTLLNSLEFALSPELRASPARTTPLRVLVDVTRAGRALHMRFRILHGEVTVARAEAEFGWVSPAVYRRLRGEHATVDWGVWPLPAPVAPSLLGRRSETEVAIAATERPRRWQLRNDVRDLHLFDHPVDHVPGLALLEAADQVARAVLGPDPVMPSRVSVSYLHYVEFDEPCWLEATLRSAPGSRSTVRVSGVQGGVTKFHADILHPERNGGADRGRPAGRPAPHDGLTG, encoded by the coding sequence GTGTCCGACGTGAGCACTACTGCGAAGAACCAGGAAAGTTCCAGGGGTCACACATCGGGTGACCCGTCACGACTTGCCGCCTACACCCATCTTCATCACCAGGATTCCGTTCTGGTGACCAACTGGGGCCAGATCGGGCCCGACCTGTTCGCCGTGTCGGTCCGGTGGCCGCCCCTTTCCTGCTCCCTCCCTTACGACCCGCGACTGGTCGCCCAGACCGTCCGGCAGTGCGGCCTGACCTTGGCGCACGCCGAGTACGGCGTGCCCCTCTCGCACCAGACGCTGCTCAACTCACTGGAGTTCGCGCTGTCCCCCGAACTCCGGGCGTCGCCGGCGCGGACCACACCGCTGCGGGTCCTGGTGGACGTGACCAGAGCCGGCAGGGCACTGCACATGCGATTCCGCATCCTCCACGGCGAGGTGACCGTCGCGCGGGCGGAGGCGGAGTTCGGATGGGTCTCCCCCGCCGTCTACCGAAGGCTGCGCGGCGAACACGCCACCGTGGACTGGGGTGTCTGGCCCCTTCCCGCCCCGGTGGCCCCGTCCCTCCTCGGGCGGCGCTCGGAGACCGAGGTCGCCATCGCGGCGACCGAGCGGCCCCGTCGCTGGCAGCTCCGCAACGATGTGCGGGACCTGCACCTGTTCGACCACCCGGTCGACCACGTACCGGGACTGGCTCTGCTGGAGGCCGCCGACCAGGTGGCGCGGGCCGTGCTCGGGCCGGACCCCGTGATGCCCTCACGGGTGTCCGTCTCCTACCTGCACTACGTCGAGTTCGACGAACCCTGCTGGCTGGAAGCCACGTTGCGGTCCGCGCCGGGCTCCCGCTCCACCGTGCGCGTCAGCGGCGTCCAGGGCGGCGTCACCAAGTTCCACGCCGACATTCTGCACCCGGAACGGAACGGCGGCGCCGACCGCGGACGCCCGGCCGGCCGGCCGGCGCCGCATGACGGACTCACTGGTTGA
- a CDS encoding aldo/keto reductase, which translates to MRYTHLGRTALQISGICLGTLNLGVRADEPESYAILDTAVDYGINFVDTANQYGWQKYKGFSEEFLGSWFAQGGGRREKTVLATKVGNPMSEWPNESGLSARHIIASCEASLRRLGTDWIDLYQMHHIDRHAPWPEVWQAMETLTQQGKVRYVGSSNFAGWHIAEAQESAERRNFLGLVSEQSVYNLVTRHIELEVIPACVRYGVAVLPWSPLHGGLLSGVLRKLSEDRAMKSGQGRAAEAMELHRDAIAAYEKLCAEIDAEPAEVGLAWVMSRPGVTAPVVGPRSVEQLDSAVRAMDLRLSDDVLKRLDALFPPVGKGGPGPEAWAW; encoded by the coding sequence ATGCGCTACACCCACCTCGGCCGAACCGCTCTTCAGATCAGTGGGATCTGCCTGGGCACGCTGAATCTCGGTGTCCGGGCAGACGAGCCCGAAAGCTACGCCATTCTGGATACCGCCGTCGATTACGGAATCAATTTCGTCGACACGGCCAACCAGTACGGATGGCAGAAGTACAAGGGCTTCTCGGAGGAATTCCTCGGATCGTGGTTCGCCCAGGGTGGTGGCCGGCGCGAGAAGACGGTTCTCGCGACCAAGGTCGGCAATCCGATGAGCGAGTGGCCCAACGAGTCGGGTCTTTCGGCGCGGCACATCATCGCGTCCTGCGAGGCGTCGCTGCGACGCCTGGGGACGGACTGGATCGACCTCTACCAGATGCACCACATAGACCGGCATGCCCCGTGGCCCGAGGTGTGGCAGGCGATGGAAACGCTCACCCAGCAGGGAAAGGTGCGCTACGTCGGCTCATCGAACTTCGCCGGATGGCACATCGCGGAGGCTCAGGAGAGCGCCGAGCGCCGGAACTTCCTCGGTCTCGTCTCGGAGCAGAGCGTCTACAACCTCGTCACGCGCCATATCGAGCTGGAAGTCATTCCGGCCTGCGTGCGGTACGGCGTGGCGGTGCTGCCGTGGTCGCCGCTGCACGGCGGACTGCTCAGCGGTGTTCTGCGGAAGCTGTCCGAGGACCGGGCGATGAAGAGCGGCCAGGGGCGGGCGGCCGAGGCGATGGAGCTTCACCGGGACGCGATCGCGGCGTACGAGAAGCTCTGCGCGGAGATCGACGCCGAGCCCGCGGAGGTCGGTCTGGCGTGGGTCATGTCCCGCCCCGGGGTCACGGCCCCCGTGGTCGGCCCCCGTTCGGTCGAGCAACTGGACAGCGCGGTGCGGGCGATGGACCTGCGGTTGTCGGACGACGTCCTCAAGCGTCTCGACGCCCTGTTCCCCCCGGTGGGGAAGGGCGGGCCGGGGCCGGAGGCGTGGGCCTGGTAG
- a CDS encoding BTAD domain-containing putative transcriptional regulator, protein MQFNLIGPFEIVTHRNEKFAPKAPKVCQMLAVLALQPREAVSASTLIRELWGENPPRGAARTLQTHVYHARRMLDDAQVALPGRALLTTMAPGYRLDIADDEVDVRSFEGSVRKAHQELEGGAPERAADQLDRALALWRGPVLDNIPVGGVLTGHAVHLEELRLHALELRVETEMRLGRHREFLPELRALVHEYPLHEWFHGQLISALHRSGRRGEALQAYQNLYRILNRDLGLEPSPELQLLQSQILNSSPGRYPRRIRRRDEVRSGYVVTSLWAAADAG, encoded by the coding sequence GTGCAGTTCAACCTCATTGGCCCCTTCGAGATCGTCACCCACCGTAATGAAAAGTTCGCGCCGAAGGCTCCCAAGGTCTGCCAGATGCTCGCCGTGCTGGCGCTCCAGCCCCGGGAAGCGGTCTCCGCCAGCACGCTCATCCGCGAGCTGTGGGGCGAGAATCCACCAAGGGGAGCCGCGCGGACGCTCCAGACGCACGTCTATCACGCGCGGCGGATGCTCGACGACGCCCAAGTGGCCCTCCCGGGCCGCGCACTCCTGACAACGATGGCTCCGGGGTACCGCCTGGACATCGCCGACGACGAGGTCGACGTCCGTTCGTTCGAGGGATCCGTCAGGAAGGCCCATCAGGAGCTGGAGGGCGGGGCGCCCGAGCGTGCCGCGGATCAGCTCGACCGCGCTCTCGCGCTGTGGCGCGGCCCGGTCCTGGACAACATCCCGGTGGGCGGAGTTCTCACCGGCCACGCGGTTCACCTGGAGGAGCTGAGGCTCCACGCGCTCGAACTGCGCGTGGAGACCGAGATGAGGCTCGGGCGCCATCGTGAGTTTCTGCCCGAGCTGCGTGCCCTGGTGCACGAGTACCCACTGCACGAGTGGTTCCACGGCCAGCTCATCTCGGCCCTGCACCGGTCGGGTCGCAGGGGCGAGGCGTTGCAGGCCTATCAGAATCTCTACCGCATCCTGAATCGCGATCTGGGACTTGAGCCGTCCCCCGAACTCCAGCTGCTCCAGTCCCAGATCCTCAATTCGAGCCCCGGGAGATATCCCCGGCGGATCCGCCGACGTGACGAGGTCAGGTCCGGTTACGTGGTCACATCTCTCTGGGCCGCGGCAGACGCCGGCTAA
- a CDS encoding IS701 family transposase codes for MKGYRDVRARAASGLGPDLFDSMQRSRQRANAERYVRGLLVVPGRKTLRNIASQFDGLSAEQNVHHFISESPWEWMPIRRSLARRVQGMLEPEAWVINSTVIPKTGSYSVGVDPQYHPHTGRSVNGQRVVGSWMATPRTAVPVDWQLCISGRWLEDPLRTRVAIPATVTESSVETCVRAAVAQAVSIGGLPGGPFVIDAVEADTMALTRYLLMSGNVFVVRVAPETLLRLDRAELPRYGDREQPAGELAAALTRLRRRVNSADGPMLAAAIPVVMPRSSGGRRMTLVAERAEGMPDRLWLTSAHTLSVASVLRLTRLVGVVARGFSTTSEAVGMLDFAGRSYPGWHRHMTLASVAHMAAALNVEGSPTEGGGS; via the coding sequence ATGAAGGGGTATCGCGACGTCCGGGCGCGGGCGGCATCCGGTCTCGGGCCGGATCTGTTCGACTCGATGCAGCGGAGTCGGCAGCGTGCCAACGCTGAGCGGTATGTGCGAGGGCTGTTGGTGGTGCCGGGGCGCAAGACGTTACGCAACATCGCCTCGCAGTTCGACGGCTTATCGGCCGAGCAGAACGTCCATCACTTCATCAGTGAGTCGCCCTGGGAGTGGATGCCGATACGGCGGTCGCTGGCGCGCCGGGTCCAGGGGATGCTGGAGCCCGAGGCCTGGGTGATCAATTCCACGGTCATCCCCAAGACGGGTTCGTACTCGGTCGGCGTGGATCCGCAGTACCACCCGCACACGGGGCGGAGCGTCAATGGGCAGCGGGTGGTGGGTAGCTGGATGGCCACCCCGCGGACCGCGGTCCCGGTCGACTGGCAGCTGTGCATCTCCGGCCGCTGGCTGGAGGACCCGCTGCGGACGCGGGTCGCCATTCCCGCCACCGTCACGGAGAGTTCCGTCGAGACGTGTGTGCGCGCGGCGGTGGCGCAGGCCGTGAGCATCGGAGGGCTGCCCGGCGGGCCCTTCGTCATCGACGCCGTGGAGGCGGACACGATGGCCTTGACCCGGTACCTGCTGATGTCCGGAAATGTCTTCGTGGTGCGGGTGGCTCCCGAGACGCTTCTCCGGCTCGACCGGGCCGAACTTCCCCGGTACGGCGACCGGGAGCAGCCCGCGGGCGAGCTGGCCGCCGCGCTCACCCGGCTCCGTCGCCGGGTCAATTCGGCGGACGGCCCCATGCTCGCGGCGGCGATTCCCGTGGTGATGCCCCGGTCCTCCGGCGGCCGCAGGATGACGCTGGTGGCGGAGCGTGCCGAGGGCATGCCCGATCGCCTCTGGCTGACCAGCGCTCATACGCTGTCCGTCGCGTCGGTGTTGAGGCTCACCCGGCTGGTCGGCGTGGTGGCGCGGGGCTTCTCCACGACCTCGGAAGCCGTGGGGATGCTGGATTTCGCCGGGCGTTCCTACCCCGGCTGGCACCGGCACATGACCCTGGCCTCGGTGGCCCACATGGCTGCCGCGCTGAACGTGGAGGGTTCGCCCACCGAGGGCGGAGGGTCGTGA
- a CDS encoding flavin reductase family protein — MSADTVHRRPETPRAPKKSDLYSTESAGGFGMRATTTEEAAVGGDMEPSDLRAAMARFATGVIVMSVGGESVHGMTANAFSSVSLVPPSILCCVAHSAVMHEAITKERRFGISVLSAEQEELARYFADKKRPLGPTQYDGVAWKPGPLTGAPLLTGALAWLECELSDSHTSGDHSIFIGDVLGARVGPKDSGLLFFDGAFQRLRSASPASART; from the coding sequence ATGTCCGCGGATACGGTGCATCGGCGGCCGGAAACACCACGGGCGCCGAAGAAATCCGATCTGTATTCCACTGAGTCTGCTGGAGGATTCGGTATGCGGGCGACAACGACCGAGGAAGCAGCTGTGGGTGGGGACATGGAACCGTCAGATCTGCGGGCAGCGATGGCGCGGTTCGCGACGGGCGTCATCGTGATGAGCGTCGGCGGTGAGAGTGTTCACGGGATGACGGCGAACGCTTTCAGTTCGGTCTCTCTCGTACCGCCGTCCATTCTCTGCTGCGTGGCGCACAGCGCGGTCATGCATGAGGCGATCACCAAGGAACGCCGTTTCGGGATCTCGGTTCTCAGCGCCGAACAGGAGGAACTGGCGCGCTATTTCGCGGACAAGAAGAGGCCCTTGGGTCCGACCCAGTACGACGGTGTCGCCTGGAAGCCCGGGCCCCTCACCGGAGCCCCACTGCTGACCGGCGCACTCGCCTGGCTCGAGTGCGAACTGTCCGACTCCCACACATCGGGCGACCACTCGATATTCATCGGCGATGTGCTGGGAGCACGCGTCGGTCCGAAGGACTCCGGTCTGCTGTTCTTCGACGGCGCCTTCCAGCGGCTCCGCTCCGCGTCGCCGGCCTCGGCCAGGACGTGA